One Bacteroidota bacterium DNA window includes the following coding sequences:
- a CDS encoding tetratricopeptide repeat protein, which yields MQKTKKNIPKPKSRKNTATPGIKTGRAFLPFSAIIIILLGIIVYSNSFHCSFHFDDFANIRDNTEIKDLSNIHAWWNYSPSRPLGTLTFALNYYFNRLDVWGYHLVNLIIHLINALLVFALVMITFKTPVLQKSAGSGTDKYVALLAALLFVSHPMATQAVTYIVQRLASLATLYYLLSLFLYIKGRLYTGEKRNRVLMFCGSALSAIIGMMTKEITFTLPFIILLYEFTFFKTEKFRINIKDWRLWAVAGMGIVAAVLFFLNFGFWIFKDLPREQGNLYSLTAFTYLLTQFRVLITYISLMLVPVGQNLDYDYSISASFFEVKTLTSFLILLAIIVTGILLFRKYRLLSFGIFWFFITSAIESSIIPIPNVIFEHRTYLPGIGFFIFLTAIIFYLPKAYQKAGMAVLFLIIIINSYLTVERNKIWKDEVTLYTDVLKKSPEKPRALVNMGLSLYWAGRSDEALPYINKGIERNPDWELPYYNRGVISMEKGQYKESLADYEKAIKLKPDYYGAYNNISIVKYEMGDTTGAIEAIEESLKIYDKFAIGYCTRGMLKTNLGKAQQALADFDKAISLDPDYNNAYHNRGIAKYKLKDMQGACADWHISSKMGNPKSGEFLNRFCR from the coding sequence ATGCAAAAAACGAAAAAGAATATCCCAAAACCGAAATCGAGAAAAAACACCGCAACACCCGGAATAAAAACCGGTCGTGCGTTTTTGCCTTTTTCGGCAATTATAATCATACTGCTCGGAATCATAGTGTATTCAAACTCCTTCCATTGCAGTTTTCATTTTGACGATTTCGCGAACATCAGGGATAATACGGAAATCAAAGACCTGAGCAATATTCATGCATGGTGGAACTACAGCCCCAGCCGACCGCTCGGCACTCTCACTTTTGCTCTCAACTACTATTTCAACAGACTTGATGTGTGGGGATATCACCTGGTTAATCTTATCATTCATCTCATAAATGCCCTGCTTGTCTTTGCGCTTGTAATGATTACATTTAAAACGCCAGTGCTTCAGAAATCAGCCGGAAGCGGCACGGATAAATATGTTGCACTGCTGGCGGCACTGCTCTTTGTTTCCCACCCGATGGCTACACAGGCGGTAACCTACATTGTTCAACGACTGGCATCACTTGCAACCCTGTATTATCTGCTTTCCCTGTTTCTTTATATTAAAGGACGTCTGTACACCGGGGAAAAACGAAACAGGGTGCTGATGTTCTGCGGCTCGGCACTGTCGGCTATTATCGGCATGATGACCAAAGAAATCACGTTTACGCTACCCTTCATCATACTGTTGTACGAATTCACTTTTTTCAAAACGGAAAAATTCAGAATCAACATTAAAGACTGGCGGCTGTGGGCAGTTGCAGGCATGGGCATTGTTGCAGCCGTACTGTTCTTTCTGAATTTCGGATTCTGGATATTTAAAGATCTTCCCCGAGAGCAGGGCAATCTGTATAGTCTTACAGCATTCACATACCTGCTTACCCAGTTTCGAGTTCTCATCACATACATCAGCCTCATGTTGGTTCCGGTGGGACAAAATCTTGATTATGATTATTCTATTTCCGCGAGTTTTTTTGAAGTAAAAACATTAACCAGTTTCCTGATACTTCTGGCAATCATTGTTACCGGAATCCTCCTTTTCCGCAAATACCGGCTGCTTTCATTCGGTATCTTCTGGTTTTTCATTACTTCTGCAATTGAATCCAGCATCATCCCTATTCCCAATGTAATCTTTGAACACCGAACCTATTTACCGGGCATCGGCTTTTTCATTTTCCTGACAGCAATTATTTTTTATCTGCCGAAAGCCTATCAGAAAGCCGGAATGGCTGTTCTCTTCCTCATCATTATCATTAACTCATACCTTACCGTTGAGCGGAATAAAATATGGAAAGATGAAGTTACCCTTTATACCGACGTTTTGAAAAAATCGCCCGAAAAGCCACGGGCATTGGTTAATATGGGGCTTTCATTGTACTGGGCAGGCCGTTCTGATGAAGCCTTGCCCTACATCAACAAGGGTATTGAGCGTAATCCCGACTGGGAATTGCCTTATTACAACCGTGGCGTTATTTCCATGGAAAAAGGACAGTACAAAGAGTCGCTGGCCGATTATGAAAAAGCTATAAAACTGAAACCCGATTATTACGGGGCTTACAATAATATTTCAATCGTGAAATACGAAATGGGCGATACCACGGGAGCCATTGAAGCCATTGAAGAATCGCTGAAAATATACGATAAATTTGCCATTGGATATTGCACGCGCGGAATGTTGAAAACCAATCTTGGCAAGGCTCAGCAGGCATTGGCCGATTTCGACAAAGCTATCAGCCTCG